Sequence from the Arthrobacter pigmenti genome:
GTCGGTCCAGTTCGCGCCTGCGTTCCGCAGGTCCGTCTCGAGGGTGTGATAGGACGTCAGGTCACGGCCCTTGACGACGCCGGCTTCGATCAACAGCCACGGTGCGTGGCAGATTGCGGCCACCGGCTTGTGCTGTTCGAAGAAGCTGCGTGCGAAGGCCTGCGCATTCTTCTCCACGCGGAGGTGATCAGCGTTCACAACACCGCCGGGCAGGACGAGCGCATCGAAGTCATCCGCATTGGCTTGATCGAGCGTCAGGTCGACCGGGAAGCTGTCGCCCTTCTCTGTACCCTTGAAGCCCTGGACTGATCCCTCGGAGGGCGCGACGAGCGTAGGGACACCCCCGGCACCCTTGACGGCCTCCCACGGGCTGGTGAACTCGACCTGCTCCACGCCGTCCGTGAGCAGGAAAGCTACCTTCTTGCCTGAAATATCGTGCGCAGTCATGCTTCCTCCATTCGATTGGCTTACGTTCCAAGCCTAGGAATGATCAAAGTGATAAGCAAGCTGATTATTTACAGTCCTTCGGCCACCGCGGCAGCCGCACCAAGCCACGCACTCTGGGTAGCGGGTTTCAGTGCGCCCCAGCGGATACGGCCCTTCAGCAGTGCGACGTCGTACGGGATAGTGACTGCCCGGCGTGCCAGCTGCCCAAACCCGTCGGCAATCTCCTGGGCCTGTGCAGCCGTTCCGTTCTTGTCGGACTGGCTGACAATGACGACGGCGTTCTGCGACAGTTCCGCGTACTTCCCGCCGCGCGCACGCAACGCTTCCAGCAGCAGTGCCCCTGCTTCCGCGTGCTCCTCAAGGGTGGTTGTCGCGATCACCAGCTGGTCGGTGTGGTGAATCATCCGCAGCCAGCGCTCGGCCGTTTCGTCATTGCCGGAATCCACGATGTTCAGGCGGAAGTACTTGGATGCCACCTCGTGCAGCGCATCGAAGTCATCCGAGGTGACCTTCTGCTCGGACGCAAGCACATCCGGCTTGGACCGCAGGACGTCGTACTTGTCCTCGATCTGGTGGTGGACGAACCGGGCAAGCAGCGCCGACTGTGCGGACGGTGAAAGGAGATGGCCGGTCTGCGGCAGCAGGTCCATCACGGTCGAACTGTGCGGCCCCTGCTCGGTGCGCCAGCCCAGCGTCCCACGGGTCTCGTTGTTGTCCCAGGCCAGAACAGGACCGCCGCCGTTCCGCGCGAATACGGCGGCGAGCATCACGGTTGTGGGCGTCTTGTTGGCTCCGCCCTTGCCGTTCACCACCGAAATGGTGCGCGGGCCTGGCCAGTGCTGGCTGACGGCACGGGTGTTGGCCCGCTGGATGAGCTCACGCTTCGAAGGCGGCACCCGGATCCCGATCTTCGTCAACAGCCCGCGAAAGCCCGCCTCTGCAGGCACCTTCCCGTTATCGGTTGCGAGGAAGGAACGACGGCGGCCCTCGGGTTCAGCAGCAGGCCGCCGGGATGAACGCGGAGGCACGCTCGGTGTGCCCGGCACGGAGGCGGTCGGCGACGGGGCGTCCGGCACCGAGGTGGGCGCCGTTGTCGTCGTTGATTCGGCCGTTTCAGCCGGTGCGCCAGGAGTGGAGTCCGGCGCCGTCGTCGTTGATTCGGCCTCGGCGCTCGGGACGGGCGTCACGGGCGGCCGGCTCCCATTGCGGCTCCCGTTGCCGTCTGTCTGGGTAGGGAAGGTGACCGGGACGGATGTGGTCCAGGTGCTCGTGCTGTTTGCGGACTCATCGAAGCGAATGTCGAGGACGGGACGACGCACCGTCTGCTCTTCGGCTTCGGCGTGGACGGTTGGTCCCTGCTCCGGCGCTTCCTCGGGCGGCGAAAAGCGGTCCGCGAACCGCGGAACCTCGGAGATGGGTCCGGTGCCCGGATCCTTGCCGGCACGCCGCCTGCTTGCCCTGGTAGGGAAGTCTTCCGGGTTGTCGCCGGGGCCCCAGGCCGAGTCGTTGTCAGTCATGGTTCCTGTCCTATCGATGTGCCTCGCGGACCATACTATAAGGAGGCTGATCACTGCCCTGAACGGGTGGCGGTCCAGGGAAACAAAAAGCAGGCCGACAGCTCCAGAAGAACTGCCGGCCTGCTGCCTGTAGCGGTGGCGGGACTCGATCCCGCGACCTCACGATTATGAGTCGTGCGCTCTAACCAGCTGAGCTACACCGCCACAAATGAGACTGCCCGCTTCAATCTTACGATCTGCGGCGGGCCTCCCATTTGAGAGCCCCCCACCGGAATCGATCCGGTGACCTCGTTCTTACCAAGAACGCGCTCTACCACTGAGCTAGGGGGGCAACAGCAGAAAACTTTACCAGCTAAATCCCGCGCTGAGAAATTCTCTCGGCACCACTTGCGGGGACCCGTTAGGGCACGTGGAAGAACGACGCCGGGCACCGTTCAGAACGGCGAAAAGCGCCGCTATTGTGCGGAATCGTGGGGAACTCCCTATGTGTCAGCCTGAAGTGAGACAGTTTACGTTTCGTTGGGTTGGTTCAGCGGCGGGGAAGGAAGTGCGTGATGGTAGTTCATCGGCGATCGAGTAACCGGGATAGTTTCACCGCGAATGAGCGACTTGCGATCCTGGCTGAGTATGAGGCTGCCGCGCCGGGCCAAAAGCAGGTGGTGTGCCGGCGGTATGACGTGAATCAAACCTCGGTGCTGCGCTGGCGGAAGGATCAGCGCGCCGGACTGCTGGAGCCTTCGGAGGGCAAACACAGGGGGCATGTAATGAATAAGCGAGAACGTGCCGATTATGTCCGGGCGCTGCGAGAGAACGAGACGTTGAAGGCGAAGCTGGCGCAATCCGAGAGCGCGGTGGAAGTGCTGGGAAAAGCATCAGAGCTCTTGGCTTCCATGGCCAAGAGCTCGCGGATCAGGATTCCGGAAACACCGGATCAGACGGAGATCCCAGTAGCTTTCAGGACCACGAAGCCGCAGGACGGGCTCGGGAAGTAAGGCGTGGGCTGGTCAAGGATTTGAAACAGGGTGGGATGTCCGTTGTCCGGGCGTGCCTGTTGACCGGATATCCGAAGGCGTCCTTCTACCGGCATTGCAGTCCCCCGGAGCCGAAACCGGACCCCATTCCGCAGGCCGACCGGTATCAACCGGCGGCCTTGGGTGACCGGGAACGTGCCGCAATCATTGAAGCTCTGGGTAGTGAGGAATACGCGGATTTCTCGGTCTGCCAGGTGTTCTATCGTGCCTGGGACGACGGGAACTATATCTGCTCACGCTCGTCCTGGTACCGGGTGGCGCGCGAGCATCAACTCACCGGGGACCGGCGTCGGCAGGCTACAGCGTCACCGAAGAAGATCCCCGAGCTCACAGCGACGGCACCGAACCAGGTTTGGTCCTGGGACATCACCAAGCTCCACGGCCCGCGCCGGGGCGAGTACTTCCATCTTTACGTCATCACCGACATCTACTCGAGATTCGTCACAGGGTGGCGACTCGAAGCGTGGGAAGACGGGGAGTTAGCCAAACAGATGGTGGCCGACGCAGTGGAGGGAAACGGGAAAGCACCGCAGTATCTGCACTCCGATAACGGGGCCGCGATGATCAGCCAGCCTCTCTCGGTGCTGTTGGCGAAACTCGGGGTCGACAAGTCGTTCTCCCGGCCCGGGGTCTCGAATGACAACCCGTACTCGGAGGCCTTCTTCAAGACCTTCAAGTATGACCTGCGTTTCCCCGGCTCATTCGAGACCTACGACCAGGCGCTGGCGTTCTGCAACTGGTTCTTCTACGAATACAACAACAACCACCGACACTCAGCCATCGGCTGGCACACACCAGCCAACATGCACCACCGACGGACCACTCAAATCACAACGGCCCGCAGACAATGCCTCGACAAGGCCTGGCGGAAAAACCCGCACCGCTACGCCCACCGCCCCAAACCACCAGGCCTTCCAGGCCCGGCACACATCAATAACCCAATCAACAGAAAATCGACCAACCTGTCTCACACAGGTTGACCAATACCGAACTTGCCACGATCGTGCCCAACAACGGCGCTTTTGCGGATGGTTCAGTCCGGCGTCGAATCAGCCTACTGAAATCACCAGTTTTCGCGGCGCCCGTTTCCGGCGCCGGCACCCTTCTTGTGGCGGGGCTTGCGCTCGTCCGAGCCCGCCGCGCGGTCCGACCGGTAGCCCTCGCTGCGGAAGCCGGCATCGTGCCCGCGATCGGCGCGGAAACCGCCGTCGTGGTCGCGGTCCTTACGGAAGCCCTCGCCCTTGCGGTGAGGCTTCTTGAAGTCGCCGGCAGGACGTTCACGGTTAGGGCGACGGCCCTTATCAAGCTCAAGGTGGATCAGCTCGCCGCCGATGCGGGTTTTGGACAGTGCGCGCCACTGGTCCTTGCTGAGCTCCGCAGGGAGCTCCACGAGGGTGTGGTCCGCACGGATGTCAATACCGCCGATTTGCGACGACGAGAGCCCACCCTCGTTGGCGATCGCACCGACGATCGAGCCCGGCATGACGCGCTGGCGGCGGCCTACCGCAATACGGTAGGTGGCGTTGCCCTCGGTCAGGGTGCGCGTTGGTCCGCGTGAGCCGAAGCCGTCCTTACGTCCGCCCGCGCGCTCCTTCTGGCCGGCCGGTGCCTGCGGGATGTCCTTGACCAGGAGCGGGTTCCCGCCCTGGGCCATGATGGCGAGCGCAGCGGCAATCTCTGCTGCCGGTACATTGTGCTCGTCTTCGTAGTTGGCGATCAGGTTGCGGAAGATCGAGACGTCCTCGGTGGCGAGCGTCTCCGTGATGCGCTCGGCAAACTTGTTCAGGCGCAGCTCGTTGACGGTCTCGGTGGAGGGAAGGTGCATCTGTTCCACCGGCTGGCGGGTGGCCTTTTCGATCGAGCGCAGCAGGTACTTCTCACGCGGCGTCATGAACAGGATCGCGTCACCCGAACGCCCGGCGCGGCCCGTGCGGCCGATGCGGTGCACGTAGGACTCGGTGTCATGCGGAATGTCGTAGTTGACCACGAGGGAGATGCGTTCAACGTCTAGGCCACGGGCTGCGACGTCGGTAGCGACCAGGATGTCGATCTTGCCGTCGCGCAATGCTTCGATGGTGCGCTCACGCTGCTGCTGCGGGATGTCGCCGTTGATGGCTGCTGCCTGGAAGCCCCGGGAACGCAACTTGTCCGCCAGGTCTTCAGTGGCCATCTTGGTACGCACGAACGCAATGATTCCGTCGAAATCCTCTACCTCAAGGATCCGCGTCATGGCGTCGAGCTTGTGCGGGCCCATCACCTGCAGGTAGCGCTGGCGGGTGTTGGTGCCGGTGGAGGTCTTGCCCTTCACCGTTATCTCAGCAGGGTTGCTCAGGTACTTCTGAGCGATGCGGCGGATAGCACCGGGCATGGTGGCGGAGAACAGTGCCACCTGCTTGTCTTCGGGGGTTTCCGCGAGGATCTGCTCAACGTCGTCGGCGAAGCCCATGCGCAGCATCTCATCGGCTTCATCGAGCACGAGGTACTGCAGGTTGGACAGGTCCAGCGAGCCCTTGGACAGGTGGTCGATGACACGCCCGGGCGTACCGACAACAACCTGCGCGCCCCGGCGGAGACCAGCCAGCTGGGGGCCGTAGGCAGATCCGCCGTACACCGGGAGGACGGTGAAGTTGTCGATGTGCTTGGCGTAGGAAGCGAACGCCTCCGCAACCTGCAGTGCGAGTTCGCGGGTCGGTGCAAGGACGAGAACCTGCGTGAACTTCGCCGGACCATTCAGGTCAGCCAGTTCCGCCATCCTTGACAGTGCCGGGATTGCGAACGCGGCGGTCTTGCCGGTTCCGGTCTGGGCCAGGCCGACGACGTCGCGGCCTTCCAGCAACACGGGAATGGTGGCGGCCTGGATAGGTGAGGGCTTCTCGTATCCAACATCGGCGAGCGCCGCCAGGACGCGTCCGTCCAGGTTGAAGTCGGCGAACGTTGTATCAGGAGTTTCGGTTTCGGGCGTGTCTGCGGGCAGGTTTTCAGGCATGAGGAAATAGTCCTTCACTAGGAGCCGGACGGCTAAGGACAGCCGTATGAACAGGAAATCCAGCGCTGTTTCAATCCCGCGGCAGGACCTCACATTCCAGCTTCGGCCGCTTTCCCAGCGGTGAAGTGCAATGTTCTCTAGCCGGCGCTCCCTGAATGAATCTGCCTGCTTGGCTTA
This genomic interval carries:
- a CDS encoding type 1 glutamine amidotransferase domain-containing protein translates to MTAHDISGKKVAFLLTDGVEQVEFTSPWEAVKGAGGVPTLVAPSEGSVQGFKGTEKGDSFPVDLTLDQANADDFDALVLPGGVVNADHLRVEKNAQAFARSFFEQHKPVAAICHAPWLLIEAGVVKGRDLTSYHTLETDLRNAGANWTDDEVVVDQGFVTSRNPDDLPAFNDKVLEEIAEGPHEGQTA
- a CDS encoding MinD/ParA family ATP-binding protein, which codes for MTDNDSAWGPGDNPEDFPTRASRRRAGKDPGTGPISEVPRFADRFSPPEEAPEQGPTVHAEAEEQTVRRPVLDIRFDESANSTSTWTTSVPVTFPTQTDGNGSRNGSRPPVTPVPSAEAESTTTAPDSTPGAPAETAESTTTTAPTSVPDAPSPTASVPGTPSVPPRSSRRPAAEPEGRRRSFLATDNGKVPAEAGFRGLLTKIGIRVPPSKRELIQRANTRAVSQHWPGPRTISVVNGKGGANKTPTTVMLAAVFARNGGGPVLAWDNNETRGTLGWRTEQGPHSSTVMDLLPQTGHLLSPSAQSALLARFVHHQIEDKYDVLRSKPDVLASEQKVTSDDFDALHEVASKYFRLNIVDSGNDETAERWLRMIHHTDQLVIATTTLEEHAEAGALLLEALRARGGKYAELSQNAVVIVSQSDKNGTAAQAQEIADGFGQLARRAVTIPYDVALLKGRIRWGALKPATQSAWLGAAAAVAEGL
- a CDS encoding transposase, whose amino-acid sequence is MMVVHRRSSNRDSFTANERLAILAEYEAAAPGQKQVVCRRYDVNQTSVLRWRKDQRAGLLEPSEGKHRGHVMNKRERADYVRALRENETLKAKLAQSESAVEVLGKASELLASMAKSSRIRIPETPDQTEIPVAFRTTKPQDGLGK
- a CDS encoding IS3 family transposase, with amino-acid sequence MVKDLKQGGMSVVRACLLTGYPKASFYRHCSPPEPKPDPIPQADRYQPAALGDRERAAIIEALGSEEYADFSVCQVFYRAWDDGNYICSRSSWYRVAREHQLTGDRRRQATASPKKIPELTATAPNQVWSWDITKLHGPRRGEYFHLYVITDIYSRFVTGWRLEAWEDGELAKQMVADAVEGNGKAPQYLHSDNGAAMISQPLSVLLAKLGVDKSFSRPGVSNDNPYSEAFFKTFKYDLRFPGSFETYDQALAFCNWFFYEYNNNHRHSAIGWHTPANMHHRRTTQITTARRQCLDKAWRKNPHRYAHRPKPPGLPGPAHINNPINRKSTNLSHTG
- a CDS encoding DEAD/DEAH box helicase, producing MPENLPADTPETETPDTTFADFNLDGRVLAALADVGYEKPSPIQAATIPVLLEGRDVVGLAQTGTGKTAAFAIPALSRMAELADLNGPAKFTQVLVLAPTRELALQVAEAFASYAKHIDNFTVLPVYGGSAYGPQLAGLRRGAQVVVGTPGRVIDHLSKGSLDLSNLQYLVLDEADEMLRMGFADDVEQILAETPEDKQVALFSATMPGAIRRIAQKYLSNPAEITVKGKTSTGTNTRQRYLQVMGPHKLDAMTRILEVEDFDGIIAFVRTKMATEDLADKLRSRGFQAAAINGDIPQQQRERTIEALRDGKIDILVATDVAARGLDVERISLVVNYDIPHDTESYVHRIGRTGRAGRSGDAILFMTPREKYLLRSIEKATRQPVEQMHLPSTETVNELRLNKFAERITETLATEDVSIFRNLIANYEDEHNVPAAEIAAALAIMAQGGNPLLVKDIPQAPAGQKERAGGRKDGFGSRGPTRTLTEGNATYRIAVGRRQRVMPGSIVGAIANEGGLSSSQIGGIDIRADHTLVELPAELSKDQWRALSKTRIGGELIHLELDKGRRPNRERPAGDFKKPHRKGEGFRKDRDHDGGFRADRGHDAGFRSEGYRSDRAAGSDERKPRHKKGAGAGNGRRENW